A single genomic interval of Desulfovibrio desulfuricans harbors:
- a CDS encoding YIP1 family protein: protein MNITCPRCGFSRELPADRLPSKAVIATCPHCACRFRLVPGVGVMDVLSEPEHPVENPAHSGDSEAADARPENLGAEQHGRGAWQSGDDDPLPPGAIVPGHSVQKPSCADDERGESREPAQKPQSGRKFPQADTGEERHIGNLWGLLGGKNIFGQRDDKGSEKRAGDRDDDNQQKRNSQRGLFGSADDDADDSRNASAAYARESSRFENDREDNQDDGQHGPANPWDAAPEPDGWISAFYHTCMRVMFGAHNFFAHMRAESSQVRPLVFYLIISVIQVIIERVWSGIFLSLMAPSAASDPELEKMLILLSPQLSLPMTILIKTGVSVVQLYVLSALMHFTYGFITGKRPEFSLVFQVAAYAAAPSLLCVVPLLGSIVGFIWMIACVLVGCRTVLNLTWPQTFMGFAPVVLLLAPLLLQVMKAAQF from the coding sequence GTGAATATTACTTGCCCGCGTTGCGGTTTCAGCCGTGAATTGCCCGCCGATCGCCTGCCTTCCAAGGCAGTTATAGCCACATGCCCGCACTGCGCCTGCCGGTTCCGTCTGGTTCCCGGCGTCGGGGTCATGGATGTTTTGTCCGAGCCGGAACACCCCGTTGAAAATCCTGCGCACAGCGGTGATTCCGAAGCCGCCGATGCGCGGCCCGAAAATTTGGGTGCGGAACAGCATGGGCGGGGAGCCTGGCAGTCGGGCGATGATGATCCATTGCCCCCTGGGGCCATCGTTCCCGGTCATTCCGTGCAGAAACCCTCATGTGCCGACGACGAGCGGGGCGAGAGCCGTGAACCCGCGCAAAAGCCGCAATCTGGCAGAAAATTTCCTCAGGCGGATACTGGGGAAGAAAGGCATATAGGTAATCTGTGGGGGCTGCTGGGCGGCAAAAATATTTTTGGTCAGCGTGACGATAAGGGCAGTGAAAAACGCGCTGGCGACCGGGATGACGACAATCAGCAGAAACGCAACTCGCAGCGCGGGCTTTTTGGCTCGGCTGACGATGATGCTGATGACAGCCGTAATGCCAGCGCCGCCTATGCGCGTGAATCCTCGCGTTTTGAAAACGACCGCGAAGACAATCAGGACGATGGGCAGCACGGCCCAGCAAATCCCTGGGATGCCGCGCCTGAGCCGGATGGCTGGATATCCGCCTTTTATCACACCTGCATGCGGGTCATGTTTGGCGCGCACAATTTCTTTGCCCATATGCGGGCGGAATCCTCGCAGGTGCGGCCGTTGGTGTTCTATCTGATCATCAGCGTCATTCAGGTTATTATTGAAAGGGTGTGGTCGGGCATCTTTCTTTCGCTCATGGCCCCCAGCGCCGCTTCTGACCCCGAGCTGGAAAAAATGCTCATCCTGCTTTCGCCCCAGCTCAGCCTGCCCATGACCATCCTGATCAAAACCGGCGTTTCTGTGGTGCAGCTCTACGTGCTGTCGGCGCTGATGCATTTTACCTATGGCTTCATAACGGGCAAAAGGCCCGAATTCTCGCTGGTGTTTCAGGTGGCGGCCTATGCGGCAGCACCCTCGCTTTTGTGCGTGGTGCCCCTGCTGGGCTCCATTGTGGGCTTTATCTGGATGATCGCCTGCGTCCTTGTTGGGTGCCGCACGGTTCTTAATCTTACGTGGCCGCAGACCTTCATGGGCTTTGCCCCTGTAGTGCTGCTGCTCGCGCCGCTGTTGCTGCAGGTGATGAAGGCTGCCCAATTCTGA